In the genome of Pelodiscus sinensis isolate JC-2024 chromosome 15, ASM4963464v1, whole genome shotgun sequence, one region contains:
- the LOC142818392 gene encoding uncharacterized protein LOC142818392 translates to MSQPSEGSQPSTAPHDQPGGSREPARGRKKRAPAWSSAEIVDLIEVWGEASNVHDLRTSHRNAAVYGRMAASLAARGHQRSREQVRCKIKDLRQSYSRACLPGADPEACPHFHALDRILGPHAVPAPRDVIDPGAEGPLLETEEEEGSESQEPAASLPRTRDPRGTPQSRSPASSEAGEASTSAAPGPAGRTTPPAAAARARASRTARNQEDYQRRHLRFLDRQLRLQDHWVQEDLRLRQRSLEALEEQGRVLRGHLQSLLDRFPFPPPPAPPLSPPLAPPAPPLSPPLAPPAPPAPPASAPASSTPPVLSAPPSTTIPHRRPRTRSVARRERQPDSHP, encoded by the exons atgagccagccatccgagggttcccagccctccactgctccccacgaccagcctggcggctcccgggagcctgcccgggggcgcaaaaagcgggcgcccgcctggtcaagtgcggagatcgtggacctcatcgaggtttggggggaagcctccaatgtccacgatctccgcactagccaccggaacgcggccgtctatggacgcatggctgccagtctggccgccaggggccaccagcgcagccgggagcaggtgcgctgcaaaattaaggacttgcggcagtcctactcccgggcctgcctgccaggggctgacccggaggcctgcccccacttccatgccctggaccgcatcctggggcctcatgccgtccctgccccccgggacgtgattgaccccggggcagagggaccgctcctggagacggaggaggaggagggctctgagagccaggagcctgccgccagccttcccaggacccgggacccccgaggcaccccacagagccgctcgcctgcatcatcagaggccggggaggcgtccacct ctgcagcaccggggcctgcagggcgcaccacaccgcctgcagcagccgcccgcgcccgggcaagcaggacagccaggaaccaggaggactaccagaggcggcatctccggttcctggaccgacagctccgtctccaggaccactgggtccaggaggacctcaggctgcgccagaggagtctggaggccctggaggagcagggccgtgtcctgcgaggccacctccagagcctgctggaccgctttccatttcctcctccccctgctccccctctttctccccctcttgctccccctgctccccctctttctccccctcttgctccccctgctccccctgctcctcctgcttccgctcctgcttcctccacaccccctgtcctctctgcccccccctccacaaccattccccaccgacgcccccggacccgcagtgtggcaagacgggagaggcagccggactcccacccctga